The genomic region CGCCGGGTCCCTGGCACCGCTGCTGGGGGGATCGCTGCTGGCAGGCGCGGGCATCGCAATCGGCAACGTGCTGATGCCGGCGCTGCTCAAGCGCGACTTCCCGACACGGCTGCCACTGATGACCGGTGTACTCAGCATGGCGCTGTGCGTGGGCGCGGCCATCGCCGCCGGGGTGACCGCGCCGCTGCGGGTGGCCTTCGGCGGCGACTGGGCCGCCGCCCTGGCATCCTGGGCGGTGCCCGTGCTGCTGGCGATGGCGGTGGCCGGCCTGGTCTGGCGCCACCGGCTCGGCCGCGACGCTGCCGGCGGGCCAGCCCGGCTGCGACGGGTCGGCGGGCTGTGGCGGCAGCCGCTCGCCTGGCAGGTCACGCTGTTCATGGGGCTGCAATCGGCGCTGGCCTACAGCATGTTCGGCTGGCTCGCGCCGATCCTGCGCAGCCGCGGCGACGATGCGGTGACGGCGGGACTGGTGGTCTCCGTCTCGATCCTGGCACAGACCCTGGCCTCCCTGCCGACGCCGCTGCTGGCCGCGCGGCTGCGCCGGCAGAGCCTGCCCGCCGTGGCGCTGATGCTGCTCAGCACGGGCAGTTTCCTGGCGCTGCTGGCAGCACCGCTGGCCTGGCAATGGCTGCTGGCGATCAGCCTGGGCATCGGCATGGGGGG from Rhodovastum atsumiense harbors:
- a CDS encoding CynX/NimT family MFS transporter — translated: MKAVGKASGLGAAVTVVLIGFNLRPALSSIGPVLDEIMQGLQVSAGAASVLTTAPVLCLGLFGPFAPLLARRFGIEATILLALAIVALGTALRGAGSLAPLLGGSLLAGAGIAIGNVLMPALLKRDFPTRLPLMTGVLSMALCVGAAIAAGVTAPLRVAFGGDWAAALASWAVPVLLAMAVAGLVWRHRLGRDAAGGPARLRRVGGLWRQPLAWQVTLFMGLQSALAYSMFGWLAPILRSRGDDAVTAGLVVSVSILAQTLASLPTPLLAARLRRQSLPAVALMLLSTGSFLALLAAPLAWQWLLAISLGIGMGGAFALALLLIVQRAGDDHAAAALSGMAQSVGYSLAAGGPLVVGVLYDAMGNWSGAGVLFGVVGLGGAVAGALAGRPRVVHAR